From the Phyllobacterium zundukense genome, one window contains:
- a CDS encoding DeoR family transcriptional regulator, whose protein sequence is MASRKAKRIIDLSEALVERRVLHLKEAALLLNVSEMTVRRDVAENPGQFGYLGGHIVSAADIESDVPYELTKAADSHATAKREACAHAAKHIRPDETIFIDCGTTLTSLIDYIPEDYSITAVCYALNIAEKLTRRANISVVMLGGLYYPSSASFSGASGLDTLNHLGINTAFISAAGVDLGRGASCAHFHEAPVKQKVISLAQKCYLVVDSSKIGKLKPAFFAPIEAFQSIITEAGETNIAHTE, encoded by the coding sequence ATGGCTAGCCGGAAGGCAAAACGAATTATCGATCTTTCTGAGGCTCTCGTAGAGAGGAGGGTCCTCCATCTGAAGGAGGCAGCCCTGCTTCTCAACGTTTCCGAGATGACGGTTCGTCGTGATGTCGCGGAAAATCCTGGCCAGTTTGGCTATCTTGGTGGCCATATCGTATCTGCAGCTGATATTGAAAGTGACGTTCCGTACGAATTGACGAAGGCAGCGGACAGTCACGCGACTGCCAAGAGAGAGGCTTGCGCGCACGCTGCCAAACACATTCGCCCGGATGAAACGATATTCATCGACTGCGGCACGACGCTTACCAGTCTGATTGACTACATCCCAGAAGATTATTCAATAACAGCAGTATGTTACGCTCTTAATATTGCCGAGAAACTGACTCGAAGGGCAAATATCAGTGTCGTAATGCTTGGGGGCCTTTACTATCCGTCCTCCGCCTCCTTTTCCGGGGCGTCCGGGCTTGATACGTTGAACCATCTCGGTATCAATACTGCTTTCATTTCTGCGGCGGGGGTAGATCTGGGCAGGGGGGCATCATGCGCGCATTTCCATGAAGCACCGGTGAAGCAGAAGGTGATATCGCTAGCGCAGAAATGCTATTTGGTGGTGGATAGCAGCAAGATAGGCAAGCTAAAGCCGGCTTTTTTTGCGCCAATCGAGGCGTTCCAATCGATCATTACCGAGGCAGGCGAAACGAACATTGCGCATACCGAGTAA
- a CDS encoding RbsD/FucU family protein, with amino-acid sequence MLKNIDPALNADVLHALRSMGHGDTLVVSDTNFPSDAIARQTRLGKLLRIDNVSAARAIKAILSVMPLDTPLQPSAGRMEIMGAPNEIPPVQSEAQIAIDEAEGKPAPMYGIERFAFYEEAKNAYCVITTGETRFYGCFLFTKGVIPPESV; translated from the coding sequence ATGCTCAAGAATATCGACCCAGCTCTCAATGCGGACGTGTTGCATGCGCTTCGTTCCATGGGGCATGGGGACACGCTTGTCGTGTCCGACACTAATTTCCCCTCTGACGCGATTGCGCGACAGACTAGGCTCGGCAAGCTCCTGCGAATCGATAATGTCTCTGCCGCTCGCGCGATCAAGGCTATCCTGTCAGTCATGCCTCTGGATACGCCGCTCCAACCATCAGCCGGCCGCATGGAAATCATGGGTGCTCCTAATGAAATTCCACCCGTTCAGAGTGAAGCACAGATCGCAATCGATGAAGCCGAGGGTAAGCCGGCACCTATGTATGGCATCGAGCGTTTTGCCTTCTACGAGGAGGCCAAAAACGCTTATTGCGTAATTACCACGGGAGAAACCCGCTTCTACGGTTGCTTCCTCTTCACCAAGGGCGTGATTCCGCCGGAATCCGTCTGA
- a CDS encoding FAD/NAD(P)-binding protein has product MTEPVIVAIIGGGFSGTAIAYHLAAQTRHSDIEIVVIEPRERLGDGLAYSSKDPAHRINVPAAKMTMVSAEPDHFTRWLATDAISAGDVLARTTKGDEFPQRSVFGRYVHNHVEPFLHTDSIRHERATALSITPGCERYSIVLTDDKNVDADIVVVATTHPLPSVPRAFLPLIGGPRFIADPYAGDALQEIEQDHAVLVVGTGLTAADVIASLDKNGHRGAIVALSRHGYRSRGHATQAAEPFGSFGG; this is encoded by the coding sequence GTGACAGAGCCAGTTATCGTTGCGATCATTGGCGGTGGTTTCTCCGGAACCGCCATCGCCTATCATTTGGCTGCACAGACACGGCACAGCGATATTGAGATCGTCGTGATTGAACCGAGGGAGCGGCTCGGCGATGGTCTGGCCTATTCAAGCAAGGATCCCGCTCACCGGATCAATGTCCCGGCTGCCAAAATGACGATGGTCTCTGCGGAGCCGGATCATTTTACCCGGTGGCTAGCAACCGACGCGATCAGTGCCGGAGATGTTCTAGCACGGACGACCAAGGGCGATGAATTCCCGCAGCGTTCGGTATTCGGGCGCTATGTTCACAACCATGTCGAGCCTTTCCTCCATACGGACAGCATTCGTCACGAGCGGGCAACAGCACTGAGCATTACACCTGGCTGCGAGCGATATTCAATTGTCCTGACCGACGACAAGAATGTCGACGCCGATATTGTTGTCGTTGCCACCACGCATCCACTACCCTCAGTGCCGAGGGCCTTCCTACCCTTGATTGGCGGGCCTCGTTTCATTGCCGATCCCTATGCTGGGGATGCGCTACAGGAAATCGAACAGGATCATGCGGTTCTTGTCGTCGGGACAGGTCTCACCGCCGCCGACGTGATCGCCTCGCTCGACAAAAACGGGCATCGCGGCGCCATTGTCGCGCTCTCACGTCACGGTTATCGCTCTCGTGGACACGCCACACAAGCCGCGGAGCCATTCGGCAGCTTCGGCGGATGA
- a CDS encoding protein tyrosine phosphatase — protein sequence MSDKVFHVLFLSQRNSARSMMAEAILNRIGHPHFVAYSAGVDPAGDIEPETRELFEAMGYPAGELHPKHYRDFSAVDAQNLDFVFTLSDTAAGESLPEWPGLPVSAHWASSDPVKATGEPWERKQAFSRAMAELDRRLKIFINLPLSSLDRLSIQSHVDEIGQSKSE from the coding sequence GTGAGTGACAAGGTCTTTCACGTGTTGTTCCTGTCGCAGCGCAATTCGGCCAGAAGCATGATGGCCGAAGCAATTCTTAACCGCATCGGGCATCCGCACTTTGTTGCCTACAGTGCCGGCGTTGATCCGGCAGGCGACATCGAGCCGGAGACGCGCGAGCTTTTCGAAGCAATGGGCTATCCAGCGGGAGAGCTTCACCCGAAGCACTACCGGGATTTTAGCGCCGTCGATGCCCAGAATCTCGATTTCGTCTTTACCTTGAGTGACACTGCAGCCGGCGAGTCGTTGCCCGAATGGCCGGGCCTGCCGGTCAGTGCACATTGGGCCTCATCGGATCCGGTAAAGGCAACGGGCGAGCCGTGGGAGCGAAAGCAAGCGTTCTCGCGCGCAATGGCGGAACTCGATCGCCGCCTGAAGATATTCATCAATCTTCCGCTCAGCTCGCTTGACCGGCTCAGCATCCAAAGCCATGTCGATGAAATAGGCCAGTCAAAGAGTGAATAA
- a CDS encoding carbohydrate ABC transporter permease, producing the protein MSVRALKGNGRWWALAGCLLWLAFTFFPLYWVAITSFKTPLGVVGGPTYIPFVDFEPSLSAWSDLLSGQRGQFYNTFIASTIVGLSASLLATAIGSMAAYALVRFTFELKLLSAVLFVIVAFGGYLIGYNVFGLRQGPSLIYAFVAALSLAIASSRFRLPGPILGNNDIVFWFVSQRMFPPIVAAFALFLMYTEMGKMGVKLVDTYFGLTFAYVAFSLPIVIWLMRDFFEALPIEVEEAAMVDNVPSWRIFFGIVVPMSTPGLIATFMITLAFVWNEFLFALFLTSSKWQTLPILVAGQNSQRGDEWWAISAAALVAIIPMVIMAGILSRLMRSGLLLGAIK; encoded by the coding sequence ATGAGCGTGCGAGCCCTCAAAGGAAACGGCCGCTGGTGGGCTCTCGCGGGCTGCTTGCTCTGGCTGGCCTTTACGTTCTTCCCGCTCTACTGGGTGGCGATCACATCCTTCAAGACGCCGCTCGGGGTGGTTGGCGGGCCGACCTACATACCATTTGTCGATTTTGAACCGAGCTTGTCGGCCTGGAGCGACCTTCTCTCCGGTCAGCGCGGCCAGTTCTACAATACCTTCATAGCATCCACGATCGTCGGTCTGTCCGCGTCGCTGCTGGCGACGGCGATCGGATCAATGGCTGCCTATGCCCTTGTTCGATTTACTTTCGAATTAAAGCTTCTGTCAGCCGTGCTTTTCGTGATCGTTGCTTTTGGTGGTTATCTGATTGGTTACAATGTTTTCGGCCTTCGTCAGGGGCCATCGCTGATCTATGCCTTCGTGGCAGCGCTCTCACTTGCGATAGCATCCAGCAGGTTTCGACTCCCCGGACCCATCCTCGGCAATAACGATATTGTTTTCTGGTTTGTCAGCCAACGCATGTTTCCGCCCATCGTTGCCGCCTTCGCCTTGTTCCTGATGTACACTGAAATGGGCAAGATGGGTGTGAAGCTGGTGGATACCTATTTCGGCTTGACCTTCGCCTATGTCGCATTCTCGCTTCCGATCGTGATCTGGCTGATGCGCGACTTTTTCGAAGCCTTGCCGATCGAGGTCGAAGAGGCGGCAATGGTTGACAATGTGCCGTCATGGCGGATTTTCTTCGGGATTGTGGTTCCCATGTCCACACCAGGCCTGATCGCCACATTCATGATTACGCTCGCCTTTGTCTGGAACGAGTTTCTCTTCGCACTCTTCCTCACCAGTTCGAAATGGCAAACCCTTCCCATTCTGGTCGCCGGGCAGAACAGCCAGCGGGGCGACGAATGGTGGGCAATATCGGCAGCCGCTTTGGTCGCGATCATACCTATGGTCATCATGGCGGGGATTTTGAGTAGGCTGATGCGGTCTGGCCTGCTTTTGGGAGCGATCAAGTGA
- a CDS encoding MarC family protein, which yields MDFTVIDATLVAKLLLLLLIGMGPKIALVPFLEKTHAFDAETKNRIGRQMVLTAVVTALILFATGALLMRLLHITGGAVAIAGGVILALLAIKMAAGPTEKPKDELGLPIDPAKIAVFPLAVPYLLNPVGITVIIIASGEVVSVASAVLVVGLILLVGALDYLVFTNIDKLAKRMKPASLVVSEVVFGILLTAVAVQLIVSGLVNLGIITATVPH from the coding sequence ATGGATTTCACTGTCATTGACGCCACGCTCGTGGCAAAGCTTCTCCTGCTCCTGCTGATTGGCATGGGACCGAAGATCGCACTGGTGCCTTTTCTTGAAAAGACCCATGCCTTTGACGCCGAAACCAAAAACAGGATAGGCCGCCAGATGGTTTTGACGGCGGTTGTCACGGCTCTGATCCTTTTTGCCACTGGCGCTCTGCTGATGCGACTGCTGCATATCACTGGCGGCGCGGTTGCGATCGCTGGCGGCGTTATCTTAGCGCTCCTCGCGATCAAGATGGCGGCTGGACCGACCGAAAAGCCCAAGGATGAGCTGGGCCTGCCGATAGATCCAGCAAAAATCGCCGTCTTTCCCCTTGCTGTCCCCTACTTGCTGAATCCCGTCGGCATCACGGTCATTATCATTGCCTCCGGCGAAGTTGTCTCGGTTGCAAGTGCAGTACTCGTCGTGGGGTTGATCCTGCTCGTCGGTGCATTGGATTATCTGGTGTTCACTAATATCGACAAACTGGCAAAGCGAATGAAGCCAGCTAGTCTTGTCGTCTCGGAGGTTGTCTTCGGCATTCTCCTAACCGCGGTAGCCGTCCAACTAATCGTTAGCGGACTTGTCAATCTAGGAATCATCACCGCGACCGTCCCGCATTGA
- a CDS encoding HigA family addiction module antitoxin, which produces MNTSANRWTPHWAIHPGQHLLECIESHGLSVEAFAQLTEIPTATLDAIIAGRYPITYDIAVRIDRTLGIMPDLWFVLQSKWDRHQEADFPIAVATDVESSC; this is translated from the coding sequence ATGAACACATCGGCAAATCGGTGGACGCCGCATTGGGCGATCCACCCCGGCCAGCATTTGCTTGAGTGCATTGAGTCCCATGGCTTGTCGGTGGAAGCATTTGCGCAGTTAACAGAGATACCAACGGCGACACTAGATGCCATCATCGCTGGCCGGTATCCGATCACATACGATATCGCCGTGCGCATAGACCGAACGCTCGGCATCATGCCGGATCTGTGGTTCGTCCTGCAATCAAAGTGGGATCGGCATCAGGAAGCGGACTTTCCTATCGCAGTTGCTACAGATGTTGAATCAAGCTGCTAG
- a CDS encoding carbohydrate ABC transporter permease, with product MTRNDPIKHVFIWPALLIVLVISIFPLIYSLTTSFMSLRLVPPIPPRFVGFGNYTELLQNPRFWHVAWTTSIIAFIAVALQYVIGFAIALALNARVPGEGIFRVGFLLPMLVAPVAVALIARQILNPTMGPLNELMTFFGFPNLPFLTQTKWAIGAIISVEVWQWTPFVILMLLAGLQTLPDDVYEAAALENASPWQQFWGITFPMMLPISVAVVFIRLIESYKIIDTVFVMTGGGPGISTETLTLFAYQEGFKKFNLGYTSALSFLFLILITVIGLVYLAILKPYLEKHK from the coding sequence ATGACTCGGAATGACCCGATCAAACATGTCTTCATCTGGCCTGCACTTTTGATAGTGCTGGTCATTTCGATTTTCCCGTTGATCTACTCACTGACAACGAGCTTCATGAGTCTGCGGCTCGTGCCACCAATTCCACCGCGCTTCGTTGGATTCGGAAATTATACGGAACTTTTGCAGAATCCGCGCTTTTGGCATGTCGCCTGGACGACGTCAATTATCGCCTTTATCGCGGTCGCGTTGCAATATGTCATCGGTTTTGCCATTGCGCTGGCGCTCAACGCCAGAGTTCCTGGTGAAGGCATTTTTCGTGTTGGTTTCTTGCTGCCGATGCTGGTGGCACCGGTCGCCGTGGCCCTCATCGCGCGTCAGATTCTCAATCCGACCATGGGGCCACTCAACGAGCTTATGACTTTTTTCGGATTTCCTAATCTCCCGTTCCTAACGCAAACGAAATGGGCCATCGGCGCGATTATTTCTGTCGAGGTGTGGCAATGGACACCCTTCGTCATCCTGATGCTGCTCGCCGGACTCCAAACCCTGCCTGATGATGTCTATGAGGCGGCCGCTTTGGAGAATGCAAGTCCGTGGCAGCAGTTCTGGGGCATCACGTTTCCCATGATGCTGCCGATCTCTGTCGCGGTCGTGTTCATCCGGTTGATCGAGAGCTACAAGATTATCGACACGGTCTTTGTGATGACCGGGGGAGGGCCCGGCATATCCACTGAAACATTGACGCTCTTCGCCTATCAGGAAGGTTTCAAGAAGTTCAATCTTGGTTACACCTCGGCTCTATCCTTCCTGTTCCTCATCTTGATCACCGTTATCGGCCTCGTTTACCTCGCCATCCTGAAACCCTATCTGGAGAAGCACAAATGA
- a CDS encoding serine hydrolase: MTDTFDQGTRRIRFFSLQSFLFTAVLTGIVPPAANAQSFEHATKDKVIAALPALDKMAQRIVDGDKVPGLSIAIVYQDEVVYLKGFGVREEDRREPVDADTVFQLASFSKPMASTVAAAIVSEGMASWDSRIADIDSSFQLYEAYPTAQVTLRDLFSHRSGLPGSAGNELEELGYDRDTILQRLRQVTPSSSFRSGYSYSNFGLTAGAVAVAKAAGMSWEDAAEAKLYKPLGMLSTSSRYADFLMHTNRATLHAQLDGKWQALAKRDPDPQSPAGGVSSNTRDLAQWMRLQLGNGKYNGKQLIKEEAIGPTHAPLMPLGKNPITGTPVFYGLGWNVDYGHYGEVWGHAGAFSVGARTVVSLLPSEGLGIVVLSNAFPTGVPDGLANAFFDLVMTGKAARDWVADWDQIYAGLFGPAVEAAVARYGTAPASPLPALPLSAYTGTYGNPYIGRAVVAEKDGALEIRIGAEGKAVFQLSHFDRDLFTYRPYAEMPTMPFVVSFAIGPDQKAIQVTIDNLNELGLGMLKRTED, from the coding sequence ATGACCGACACATTCGACCAAGGCACCAGGCGTATCCGCTTCTTCAGCCTCCAATCTTTTTTATTCACCGCCGTGCTGACGGGAATCGTGCCGCCTGCCGCTAACGCCCAATCCTTCGAACATGCGACAAAAGACAAAGTGATTGCTGCTCTCCCTGCGCTGGACAAGATGGCCCAGCGCATCGTGGATGGCGACAAGGTTCCGGGTCTGTCGATCGCTATCGTCTATCAGGACGAGGTGGTCTATCTGAAAGGCTTCGGTGTCAGGGAAGAAGACAGGCGCGAGCCGGTCGACGCCGATACGGTGTTCCAGCTTGCCTCGTTCTCCAAGCCGATGGCCTCGACCGTCGCGGCGGCGATTGTGAGCGAAGGGATGGCGAGTTGGGATTCGCGGATCGCCGACATCGACTCATCCTTCCAGCTTTACGAGGCCTATCCGACCGCACAGGTGACCCTACGCGATCTCTTCTCTCACCGCAGCGGCTTACCTGGAAGCGCCGGCAACGAGCTGGAGGAGCTCGGCTACGACCGCGATACGATTCTTCAACGGCTCCGCCAGGTCACGCCGTCGAGCAGCTTTCGATCGGGCTACTCCTACAGCAATTTCGGCCTTACCGCTGGCGCGGTCGCTGTGGCCAAGGCGGCTGGCATGAGCTGGGAGGATGCGGCGGAGGCGAAGCTCTACAAGCCGCTTGGAATGTTATCGACCAGCTCGCGCTACGCCGATTTCCTAATGCACACGAACCGGGCCACCCTCCACGCACAGCTCGACGGCAAATGGCAAGCGCTTGCCAAGCGCGATCCCGACCCGCAGTCGCCGGCCGGCGGTGTCAGCTCCAATACGCGCGACCTAGCCCAATGGATGCGTCTTCAGCTTGGCAACGGCAAATACAACGGCAAGCAGCTGATCAAGGAAGAGGCAATCGGCCCGACGCATGCTCCCCTCATGCCGCTCGGTAAGAACCCCATCACCGGGACGCCGGTCTTTTATGGTCTCGGCTGGAACGTGGATTATGGCCACTATGGGGAGGTCTGGGGCCATGCCGGCGCCTTCAGCGTTGGCGCGCGCACTGTCGTCAGCCTTCTACCATCCGAAGGTCTTGGCATCGTCGTGCTCTCGAACGCGTTCCCGACCGGCGTTCCGGATGGCCTTGCCAATGCGTTCTTCGACCTAGTAATGACGGGAAAGGCAGCCCGCGATTGGGTCGCTGATTGGGACCAAATCTATGCAGGCTTGTTCGGGCCTGCCGTCGAGGCGGCTGTGGCCCGCTACGGCACGGCACCTGCCTCACCATTACCTGCGCTGCCGCTTTCGGCCTACACCGGGACCTACGGCAACCCCTATATCGGCAGGGCAGTGGTTGCCGAAAAGGACGGCGCACTGGAAATCCGTATCGGGGCGGAAGGCAAGGCGGTTTTCCAGCTCAGCCATTTTGACCGGGACCTCTTCACCTACCGCCCATACGCGGAGATGCCGACGATGCCATTTGTCGTGAGCTTTGCCATTGGACCAGACCAGAAGGCGATACAGGTCACGATCGACAACCTGAACGAGCTCGGGCTCGGCATGCTGAAGCGCACTGAGGACTGA
- a CDS encoding FAD/NAD(P)-binding protein, with amino-acid sequence MRQTLKEAQNRGLTWHPVLDALRDQAPVIWAALHSDERRRLVRHLRALWDVHRFRVAPQVKDVLDRRLREGTLEIIAASLHSAHETSRRFKVSYRRRYTQSLERAGFDAIVITTGPAHAAIIQSNPVVRSLFDQGLLASDPVGLGLHTAKTGQAISKKGEIIDNLFIGGPLARGTFGELMGVPEVTCYAEFIAARVRKAIEIIIQRKR; translated from the coding sequence GTGCGTCAGACACTAAAGGAAGCACAGAATCGGGGCCTGACCTGGCACCCCGTCCTTGATGCGCTGCGCGATCAGGCTCCTGTAATCTGGGCGGCGTTGCATTCTGACGAGCGACGGCGTCTGGTGCGGCATCTGAGGGCACTTTGGGATGTCCACCGCTTTCGCGTGGCTCCACAAGTGAAGGATGTGCTTGATCGCCGTTTGCGTGAAGGCACACTTGAGATTATCGCAGCTTCACTACATTCAGCGCACGAAACGAGCAGACGATTCAAGGTCTCATATCGACGCCGATACACACAGAGCCTTGAACGCGCAGGCTTCGATGCGATTGTCATCACCACTGGTCCTGCCCATGCCGCAATTATTCAAAGCAATCCGGTGGTTCGGTCGCTGTTTGATCAGGGCCTGCTCGCTTCTGACCCGGTAGGGCTTGGCCTTCATACGGCAAAGACCGGTCAGGCAATCAGCAAGAAGGGCGAGATCATCGACAATCTCTTCATCGGTGGGCCGCTCGCGCGTGGTACCTTCGGTGAATTGATGGGCGTGCCGGAGGTCACCTGTTACGCCGAGTTCATAGCGGCACGTGTCAGAAAAGCCATTGAAATTATCATCCAACGGAAGCGCTAA
- a CDS encoding class I SAM-dependent methyltransferase — translation MTSSFNVHDAAGYEQLMGRWSQKLAPLFIDFVGLADGEKILDVGCGTGSLTFALARTADLGEIVAIDYSPVFVEEAIRRNTDPHITIRQADACALPFEDGMFDRALALLVLHFVPEAGKAVAEMRRVARPGGVVAAAVWDHLGGMPGMRMMVDTVAALSEGGRQLRGRYCFQPMMQPGEMKRTFVEQELVDVTQTQLMIRMDYQNFDDYWAPIAAGEGPLGKYVATLDAVERARTDAAVRDAYEAGRPDGPRSFANVAWACRGIVP, via the coding sequence ATGACCTCAAGCTTCAACGTCCACGATGCGGCCGGCTATGAGCAACTCATGGGCCGCTGGAGCCAAAAACTCGCGCCCCTGTTCATCGACTTCGTGGGGCTGGCCGACGGCGAAAAAATTCTCGACGTCGGCTGCGGCACCGGCAGCCTGACCTTTGCGCTCGCCAGGACCGCCGATCTTGGCGAGATCGTTGCGATCGACTATTCGCCCGTCTTCGTCGAGGAGGCGATCCGGCGCAACACCGACCCGCACATAACGATCCGGCAGGCGGATGCCTGCGCCTTGCCCTTCGAGGACGGCATGTTCGACCGCGCCTTGGCGCTTCTCGTGCTCCACTTCGTGCCCGAGGCAGGCAAGGCAGTCGCCGAGATGCGTCGCGTAGCGCGGCCGGGCGGCGTGGTCGCGGCGGCCGTGTGGGATCATCTCGGCGGCATGCCCGGCATGCGCATGATGGTCGACACGGTGGCGGCACTCAGCGAAGGTGGGCGCCAGCTGCGCGGACGCTATTGCTTCCAGCCTATGATGCAGCCCGGCGAAATGAAACGGACTTTTGTTGAGCAGGAACTCGTGGACGTTACACAAACCCAGCTTATGATCCGCATGGACTACCAAAACTTCGACGACTACTGGGCGCCGATTGCGGCGGGTGAAGGGCCGCTCGGCAAATATGTGGCCACGCTCGACGCCGTGGAGCGGGCGCGCACCGACGCCGCCGTGCGTGACGCCTACGAGGCCGGCCGGCCCGACGGCCCGAGGTCTTTTGCAAACGTCGCCTGGGCCTGCCGGGGCATCGTTCCCTGA
- a CDS encoding response regulator transcription factor, with the protein MSVSFAAEVHGFNNMRSTVSEHTSIVIIDCQTLSRSCLIRALQGELPEVAIHDIAKPDGLVGVIEKNINLAVLNIENCSLTDEWVSVNLAYIHQLRPETSLMLLTQRDEASITDATVSEVARLGVKGYTTNTAPISVVLAAIRLILAGGTYYPRSMVIDHGDCANSASCTSDTINVLPMPVAKGEVDETLAVTKASTIAFTERERQVLATLRRGLPNKIIASELDLSENTIKVYISHIMRKLNATNRTEAVIFSQQFLSVNNSSRIHAPEPRVTPRYDPPRFRDVLQGLG; encoded by the coding sequence ATGTCAGTCTCATTTGCTGCCGAAGTGCACGGCTTCAATAATATGCGAAGCACTGTCAGCGAACATACTTCAATTGTCATTATTGATTGCCAGACCTTGTCGCGAAGTTGTCTCATTCGCGCCCTGCAAGGGGAGCTTCCCGAAGTCGCCATCCACGACATTGCCAAACCGGACGGGCTGGTTGGTGTTATTGAGAAAAATATCAATCTTGCTGTTCTGAACATAGAAAACTGTAGCCTCACCGATGAGTGGGTCTCGGTAAATCTCGCATATATTCACCAATTGCGGCCAGAAACATCGCTTATGCTGCTGACCCAACGCGATGAGGCATCGATAACCGATGCGACTGTTTCAGAAGTCGCCAGATTGGGCGTAAAGGGCTATACGACAAATACCGCGCCGATCTCAGTCGTCCTCGCAGCCATCCGCCTGATTCTGGCCGGTGGTACTTACTATCCGCGGTCAATGGTAATTGACCACGGGGACTGTGCGAATTCGGCGTCTTGTACGTCTGATACGATCAATGTGCTGCCAATGCCCGTCGCAAAGGGTGAGGTCGATGAAACACTCGCGGTGACCAAAGCGTCAACGATTGCCTTCACTGAGCGCGAGCGGCAGGTACTGGCAACCTTGCGGCGCGGCCTGCCCAACAAGATCATCGCCAGCGAGCTGGATTTGTCGGAGAATACGATCAAGGTCTATATCTCGCACATCATGCGGAAACTCAACGCTACAAACCGGACCGAGGCAGTGATTTTTTCCCAGCAATTTTTGTCCGTTAACAACTCCAGCCGCATCCATGCACCAGAGCCGCGGGTCACTCCACGATACGATCCGCCACGCTTCCGTGACGTGTTGCAAGGCTTGGGCTGA